Part of the Streptomyces sp. NBC_01460 genome, GCCGACGAGGACGATCAGCGGGCCGCTCACCGGATCTGGAGGTGGGAGAGGTACGACTGCACGTTGCGGTGGGTCTCGGCGACGCTGTCGCCGCCGAACTTCTCCGCCACCGCGTCGGCCAGCACCAGGGCGACCATCGCCTCGGCGACGATGCCGGCGGCCGGCACGGCGCAGACGTCGGAGCGCTGGTGGTGCGCCTTGGCCGCCTCGCCGGTGACGACGTCGACGGTGGCGAGCGCGCGGGGCACGGTGGCGATGGGCTTCATCGCGGCGCGCACGCGCAGGAGCTCACCGGTGGTCAGCCCGCCCTCGGTGCCGCCGGACCGGCCGGAGGTACGCCTGATGCCGTCCGCGGTGGCCACGATCTCGTCGTGCGCCTGGGAGCCGGGCACCCGGGCCAGGTCGAAGCCGTCGCCGACCTCGACGCCCTTGATGGCCTGGATGCCCATGAGCGCGGCGGCGAGCCGGGCGTCGAGCCTGCGGTCCCAGTGGACGTGCGAGCCGAGGCCGACGGGCACACCGTAGGCGAGCACCTCGACGACTCCGCCGAGGGTGTCGCCGTCCTTGTGGGCCTGGTCGATCTCCTCGACCATCGCCTTCGACGCGTCGGCGTCCAGGCAGCGCACGGGGTCGGCGTCGAGCCGCTCGACGTCGGAGGGCTTGGGGTAGACGCCGTAGGGCGCCTTGGCCGCGGCGAGTTCGACGACGTGGGAGACGATCTCGATGCCAGCGGTCTCCTTGAGGTAGGACCGGGCGACGGCGCCGAGGGCCACACGGGCCGCGGTCTCACGGGCGCTCGCGCGCTCCAGGACCGGGCGGGCCTCGTCGAAGCCGTACTTCTGCATCCCGGCGAGGTCGGCGTGGCCGGGCCGGGGGCGGGTCAGCGGGGCGTTCCGCGCCTGCGCGGCGAGCACGTCGGGGTCGACCGGGTCGGCCGACATGACCTGCTCCCACTTGGGCCACTCGGTGTTGCCCACCATCACGGCGACGGGCGAGCCCATGGTCAGGCCGTGCCGGACACCGCCGAGGAAGGTCACCTCGTCCCGCTCGAACTTCATACGGGCGCCGCGCCCGTAACCGAGCCGTCGCCTGGCGAGCGCGTCCGCCACCATCTCCGTGGTGACGGGGATACCGGCGGGAAGACCCTCCAGCGTCGCCACCAGTGCGGGGCCGTGCGACTCTCCGGCGGTCAGCCAGCGCAACCTGCTCAACGGTGCTCCTCATGCTCGCGCCTGTAACTGCAACGGCGCGACCGGGTGCGCGGCCCTGGCCCGCCGCCCCTGATCCTCCCATGGACGGGCGCGATCGCCTGCCCCCGGTCCAGGGGACGGACGCCGTGGCCCCGTCCCCCACGGTCAGCGAGCCGCCCTCGGCCGCACCGACGTGGTGGGAGCGGATCGAACACGCCACCGATCGGCGAGAACTAGTGGCTCTGCGCCGCGAGCGCCGCCTCGCCCGCCGCGCGCATGACGGCGAGCGGTGCGTCCAGGCCGGTCATCTGCTCCACCTGCAGGACGGCCTGGTGCACCAGGAGGTCGAGGCCTCCCACGACACCCGCTCCGGCTTCCGCCCAGCGATGGGCCAGGGCGGTCGGCCAGGGGTCGTAGAGGACGTCGAAGAGCGTGCCGGGGGCCGCGGGGACGGCGTCGGCGAGGTCGTCCGTCGCGCCGGCCGGGGTGGTGGCGATCACCAGGGGGGCGCGCAGGGCGGCATCGGCCTCGGACCAGTCCGCGATCCTGACATCGACGCCCAGACGTTCACCCCAGCCGCGCATCTCGTCGGCCCGTGCCGCAGTGCGCACATACGCCGTGACGGGTCCGGTGCAGAGCTCGGCGAGAGCGGCCAGCGCGGAGGAGGCAGTGGCCCCGGCGCCCAGGACGGCGGCGGACTCGACCTTGTCGACGCCGCGTTCGCGCAGTGCCGCGACCATCCCCGGGATGTCCGTGTTGTCACCGAGGCGGCGGCCGTCCTCGGTGAACACGACGGTGTTGACGGCCTCGACCGACGCCGCCGTGTCACTGATCCCGTCCAGCAGCGGAATGATCGCCCGCTTCAGCGGCATGGTCAGGGAGAGCCCGGCCCAGGAGGCGTCCAGGTCCCGCACGAAGCCCGGGAGCCCCGCCTCGTCCACCTCGAAGCGGTCGTACGACCACGAACGCAGGCCCATCTCCGCGTACGCGGCGCGGTGCAGGACGGGCGAGAGCGAGTGGGCGATGGGCGAGCCCAGGACGGCGGCCCGGTACTTGGCGCTCACTGGTCCGCCTTGTTCTCTTCGTACTGCTTGCGGTTGCGCTCGTGCTCCTCGTTCGTCACCGCGAACAGTGTCTTGTCCTCGGTCACGGAGACGAAGTAGTACCAAGGGCCGGATGCCGGACTGATCGCGGAGTGCAACGCGTCCGCACCCGGATTCGAGATCGGCCCGAGGGGGAGCCCCTTGATGCTGTACGTGTTGTACGGATCGTCGATCTTCCGCAGGTCGTCGACGGCACCGATGTCCAGTGTGCTCTCATCTCGAATGTAATTGACCGTCGAATCGAATTCGAGCCTTCCGACGGTTTCGAGGTTGTCCGGCTTGAGCCGGTTGTAGACCACTCTCGCGACCTTGTCGAAGTCGTGCTTGTACTTTCCCTCTTTCTGGACGAGGCTCGCCACGGTGATGAGGTCGAGCGGGGAGTCCAGATTCAGTTTCTTCGCGTTCTGCTCGAGGTCGAGCTTGCCGTATTCCTTGTTGGCCCGCGTGACCATCTTCTTCAGCGCGTCCTCGGGCTTCGAGCTCTTGGGCACTGCGTAGGCGGCCGGAAAGAGGAACCCCTCCAGCGGGTCCTTGATCTTGGGGTCGTCGTCCGCCCATTCAGGCAGTCCGAGACTCTCGGCCTTGGTCTTCGCGACCTGGGCCGTGGTACCGGCTTTCAGCTCAAGCCTTCGGTCGATCACAGCGTAGATTTGGGTGGTACTCCACCCCTCGGGAATGACCAGTGCGTTCTGGCTCTTCGGGTTCAGCATCAGTTCCACGGCGCTGTCCGCCGACATCTCCTTCTTGAGGAGATAGACACCGGCCTGAATGGAATTCCCCTTGGGGTTTCCCCTCTGTGCGGAGATGAAGGCGTCGGACGACTTCACGACGCCGGCCTTCTTGAGGATGCTCGCGATCTCGTTGCCGAGGGCGCCGTCAGGGATCTCGATCTCGACCGAGCCGTTGCCGCTGCCCGTGTAGTCGGGGGCCGGGCCGTACTGGCTCTGGTAGTAGGAGTACCCGAAGTAGCCCACTCCGCCCAGGCCGCCGACGAGCACCGCGGCCACGCCGAGGCAGGCGCAGCCGTTGCGGCTCTTCTTCTTCCCCTTGCCGCGACGCTCGCCACCGCCCCGGCCGGATTCACGGGGGTCGTCGTCGTACGCGTCGTCCTCACGGGTACGGGAGCGGGATCCGCGCTCGTCGGCCGGTTCGTCCGCGCCGGTGAAGAAAGGATGCGTCTCTTCCTGCGGCACGTCCGGATCCCAGTCCTGGCCCTGCTGCTGAGACTGCTGGGGCTGCTGAGGTGCCTGCTCGCGGTGGCCGGGGGGCTGCGGCGGCGGGTAGGCCTCGGGGGTGCCGTAGTAGTCGGCCTGCTCGCCGTAACCGCCGGAGTCGTTGCCGTACTGGTGCTGCTGGGCGCCGTACGGCATCGCCGCCTGCTGGCCGGTGTCCCAGCCGCCGTTGTCGTACTGCGGCTGCTGCTGCGGCTGGGCGTAGGGGTCCTGTGGCGCGCCGAACGGCGGCTGCTGCTGGTACGGGTCCTGCTGGTGCTGCTGCGCGTACGGGTCCTGCTGATGCTGCTGGTTCTGCTGCTGCGCGTACGGGTCCTGCTGGTAGCCCTGCTGGGCGTACGGGTCCTGGGCGTAGGGCTGCTGCTGCCGGCCGTCGTACTGGCCCTGGTCCTGGCCGTGGGCGGCCTGCTGG contains:
- the aroC gene encoding chorismate synthase, which translates into the protein MSRLRWLTAGESHGPALVATLEGLPAGIPVTTEMVADALARRRLGYGRGARMKFERDEVTFLGGVRHGLTMGSPVAVMVGNTEWPKWEQVMSADPVDPDVLAAQARNAPLTRPRPGHADLAGMQKYGFDEARPVLERASARETAARVALGAVARSYLKETAGIEIVSHVVELAAAKAPYGVYPKPSDVERLDADPVRCLDADASKAMVEEIDQAHKDGDTLGGVVEVLAYGVPVGLGSHVHWDRRLDARLAAALMGIQAIKGVEVGDGFDLARVPGSQAHDEIVATADGIRRTSGRSGGTEGGLTTGELLRVRAAMKPIATVPRALATVDVVTGEAAKAHHQRSDVCAVPAAGIVAEAMVALVLADAVAEKFGGDSVAETHRNVQSYLSHLQIR
- the mltG gene encoding endolytic transglycosylase MltG, which gives rise to MTEYGRGSGSEPWHPEDPLYGDQGWGGQQAAHGQDQGQYDGRQQQPYAQDPYAQQGYQQDPYAQQQNQQHQQDPYAQQHQQDPYQQQPPFGAPQDPYAQPQQQPQYDNGGWDTGQQAAMPYGAQQHQYGNDSGGYGEQADYYGTPEAYPPPQPPGHREQAPQQPQQSQQQGQDWDPDVPQEETHPFFTGADEPADERGSRSRTREDDAYDDDPRESGRGGGERRGKGKKKSRNGCACLGVAAVLVGGLGGVGYFGYSYYQSQYGPAPDYTGSGNGSVEIEIPDGALGNEIASILKKAGVVKSSDAFISAQRGNPKGNSIQAGVYLLKKEMSADSAVELMLNPKSQNALVIPEGWSTTQIYAVIDRRLELKAGTTAQVAKTKAESLGLPEWADDDPKIKDPLEGFLFPAAYAVPKSSKPEDALKKMVTRANKEYGKLDLEQNAKKLNLDSPLDLITVASLVQKEGKYKHDFDKVARVVYNRLKPDNLETVGRLEFDSTVNYIRDESTLDIGAVDDLRKIDDPYNTYSIKGLPLGPISNPGADALHSAISPASGPWYYFVSVTEDKTLFAVTNEEHERNRKQYEENKADQ
- a CDS encoding shikimate dehydrogenase; the encoded protein is MSAKYRAAVLGSPIAHSLSPVLHRAAYAEMGLRSWSYDRFEVDEAGLPGFVRDLDASWAGLSLTMPLKRAIIPLLDGISDTAASVEAVNTVVFTEDGRRLGDNTDIPGMVAALRERGVDKVESAAVLGAGATASSALAALAELCTGPVTAYVRTAARADEMRGWGERLGVDVRIADWSEADAALRAPLVIATTPAGATDDLADAVPAAPGTLFDVLYDPWPTALAHRWAEAGAGVVGGLDLLVHQAVLQVEQMTGLDAPLAVMRAAGEAALAAQSH